One genomic window of Sulfurovum lithotrophicum includes the following:
- a CDS encoding 7TM diverse intracellular signaling domain-containing protein produces MIYNYLKSIIIIFILLTGSALYAETVDISKNEKVSLLEHSSIFIGKKDLPLKTIIRENKFQPFHDDYLNLGISKGYIYIHFRLLNPTEKPITKALIAHSPLLENITLYVQNDLDKGQSRGIMHLDDTHITIPYYFTISIAPRSTKDYYLKVHSSIRTVGFSLTIDDKEKFLEHDRKLQAVDMLFIGMVMALMFYSFFLSYFISDRSYFFYGSYLLMLLYQQSSYLGLIQLYTPKWFIVFDTHMIIMKISLLLISAALFAIYFLEIKRYPWLHKIYFLIIGISFIQIMILDPYKASHLLTAILVSTVYIFFNLYAGIYVYRRGLKQARLFIVGVGLVSLLYIVMLLDVLGMVSLMRYFNSLLLFGTALEAFILSLAFADRYLILQAAKEKADTRILLESKNRASIVEQEVLEKTKELNQALETKELLIKEIHHRVKNNLQLILSIIRLQNDEIDDIQVSQKLSDLESRINAIATTYSMLLENASLEEIDMKIYLDNLLLDISEYHNYLHYRIDIHTDIDAGLPIKESVYVGLIVNELVTNSYKYAFPDGKGSIDVKLHEEKNHYTLIVEDSGDGFEPDANNKSLGLKLIHTLVYDQLGGNMELFTSDHTKYIIKFAI; encoded by the coding sequence ATGATTTACAACTATTTAAAAAGTATTATCATTATTTTTATCCTATTGACCGGTTCAGCGTTATACGCTGAGACTGTAGATATCTCCAAAAATGAAAAAGTCTCTCTCCTGGAGCACAGCAGTATTTTTATAGGAAAAAAAGATCTTCCTCTCAAAACGATCATAAGAGAAAATAAATTCCAACCATTCCATGATGATTATCTGAATCTCGGTATCTCAAAGGGTTACATCTATATACATTTCAGGTTGCTAAACCCTACTGAAAAGCCCATCACTAAAGCACTCATAGCCCATTCACCTCTTTTGGAGAACATCACGCTCTATGTTCAGAATGACCTTGACAAAGGTCAGAGCAGAGGCATCATGCATCTGGACGATACACATATTACCATTCCATATTATTTCACTATTTCAATAGCCCCGCGGAGTACAAAAGATTACTACTTGAAAGTGCATTCTTCTATCAGAACCGTTGGTTTCTCACTCACCATAGATGACAAAGAAAAGTTTTTGGAACATGACCGTAAACTTCAGGCTGTTGACATGCTGTTCATTGGGATGGTCATGGCACTCATGTTCTACAGTTTTTTCCTCTCCTATTTCATTAGTGACAGAAGCTACTTCTTCTATGGTTCATACCTTCTCATGCTGCTTTACCAGCAGTCAAGCTATCTGGGACTCATACAGCTCTATACACCAAAATGGTTTATTGTCTTCGATACACATATGATCATTATGAAGATCAGCCTTCTTCTGATATCTGCAGCCCTGTTTGCCATATATTTCCTTGAAATAAAACGATATCCATGGCTGCACAAGATCTATTTCCTTATTATTGGCATTTCGTTTATTCAGATCATGATTCTCGATCCGTACAAAGCATCTCACCTGCTTACAGCCATACTGGTTTCAACCGTCTACATTTTCTTCAACCTCTATGCCGGGATTTATGTTTACAGAAGAGGCCTCAAACAGGCAAGGTTGTTCATTGTCGGTGTCGGTTTGGTCTCCCTCCTTTATATTGTCATGCTTCTCGATGTACTGGGCATGGTCTCACTGATGCGATATTTCAACAGTTTGCTGCTGTTTGGAACTGCTCTGGAAGCATTCATTCTCTCTCTTGCGTTTGCAGACAGATATCTGATCTTACAGGCAGCCAAAGAAAAAGCAGATACCCGTATACTGCTGGAATCAAAGAACAGAGCCTCGATAGTCGAGCAGGAAGTGCTAGAAAAGACGAAAGAGCTCAACCAGGCACTGGAGACAAAAGAACTTTTAATCAAAGAGATACACCATCGGGTCAAGAACAACCTTCAGCTTATCCTCTCCATCATCCGTCTACAGAATGATGAAATAGACGATATACAAGTTTCACAAAAACTCTCCGACCTTGAATCGCGCATCAATGCTATTGCCACGACCTACTCGATGCTTTTGGAAAATGCAAGTCTTGAAGAGATCGATATGAAAATCTATTTGGACAACCTGCTTCTGGACATTTCCGAATACCATAACTACTTACATTACCGTATCGATATACATACCGATATCGATGCCGGCCTTCCCATAAAAGAGTCTGTCTATGTCGGTCTCATTGTCAACGAACTTGTTACCAACTCCTACAAATATGCTTTCCCTGACGGCAAAGGGTCTATCGATGTCAAGCTGCATGAAGAAAAAAACCATTATACTTTGATTGTTGAAGACAGTGGTGACGGATTTGAGCCCGATGCCAACAACAAAAGCCTGGGTCTCAAACTCATACATACCCTGGTCTACGACCAGCTGGGCGGGAACATGGAACTGTTCACCAGCGATCATACCAAATACATTATAAAGTTCGCTATATGA
- a CDS encoding 23S rRNA (pseudouridine(1915)-N(3))-methyltransferase RlmH → MKINVIIIDKKGKDQLYAPLIEHYKKISKPFAKVEVIELFDKEIAKAQDLSPEVAQRSYSKVLEKYLGSGINIALDPASKEVDSFEFAKLLKDSVTINFYIGGAYGFERDFLSKCDNAVSFGKITLSHKLVKVVLMEQIFRGLSINHNHPYHK, encoded by the coding sequence ATGAAAATAAACGTTATTATCATCGATAAAAAGGGTAAAGATCAGCTCTATGCCCCATTGATCGAGCATTATAAAAAAATATCCAAACCTTTTGCCAAAGTCGAAGTGATCGAACTTTTTGACAAAGAGATCGCCAAAGCGCAGGACCTCTCTCCTGAGGTGGCACAGCGATCCTATAGCAAAGTACTGGAGAAATATTTGGGCAGCGGTATCAATATTGCTTTGGATCCTGCTTCAAAAGAGGTGGACAGCTTCGAATTCGCGAAATTGCTTAAGGATAGCGTAACGATAAACTTCTACATTGGCGGCGCATACGGCTTTGAGAGGGATTTTTTAAGCAAATGTGATAATGCCGTATCATTTGGTAAAATAACGCTTTCACATAAACTGGTGAAGGTTGTGTTGATGGAGCAGATATTCAGAGGTCTGAGCATTAATCACAATCACCCATATCATAAATAA
- the dksA gene encoding RNA polymerase-binding protein DksA, giving the protein MLTQEELKEFENKLLDRRVQIERNLNGTELELEGMRNLDLNDEGDYAAASAETAVDSAILEQQRKELAEIDLALDKIKKGTYGICEMCEEPIGKARLEVKNFARFCITCREINEKEQQ; this is encoded by the coding sequence ATGTTAACACAGGAAGAACTGAAAGAGTTTGAAAACAAGTTGCTGGACAGACGTGTTCAGATAGAGAGGAATCTTAACGGGACTGAGCTTGAACTGGAAGGTATGAGAAATCTTGACCTTAATGATGAGGGGGATTATGCCGCTGCTTCTGCGGAAACAGCAGTGGACTCCGCGATTTTGGAGCAACAGCGTAAGGAATTAGCGGAAATTGACCTAGCTTTGGATAAAATAAAAAAAGGAACTTACGGTATTTGTGAAATGTGTGAAGAGCCTATAGGAAAGGCGAGACTCGAGGTGAAGAACTTCGCACGTTTCTGTATCACCTGCCGGGAGATCAACGAAAAAGAACAACAATAA
- a CDS encoding IgGFc-binding protein: MKYINFKTLMILLSAAAVMALTGCETEGIPSDTQLIGGTPPPPPPPPPPPPPPPPPPPSNQGKVFHTGFMANYTGGATLAFSISSEKDTDVNITLSDDNSTVTEHITANVAQEVIIDSRMMQEGTGIENKMIEIASNENIVVVGLNRIQYTTDAFLALPDQVLSTEYYAAGYQNLLADEFSVIAIEDNTTVTYHTPEGTEGNVTLNKGQTYQYQYSGELTGTHITSDKKIAVLSGDQCADVPDTEAACDHLVEQMLPVDTWEKTFVTVPLATRVGGDTFRFVASADGTEIQVDGTVVATLDAGQYHEMILDGAKYVEANHPIMVLQYSNGTTYDDVTSDPFMALVPATNQYDTTHIIQTPVGFTDYVNIIVPAANIGDITMDGVAIDSSEFTVVTGNTSYATAQIQIDEGSHTFKSSVAFGLLGYGFADYDSYGYPSSLHLTKH, translated from the coding sequence ATGAAATATATAAATTTTAAAACATTAATGATATTGTTATCTGCTGCTGCCGTAATGGCATTGACAGGGTGTGAGACTGAGGGTATACCGTCAGATACACAACTTATAGGGGGTACGCCACCACCGCCACCACCGCCACCACCGCCACCGCCACCACCGCCACCACCGCCGCCGTCAAACCAGGGTAAAGTATTCCATACTGGATTTATGGCAAATTATACTGGTGGGGCCACATTGGCATTCAGTATTTCCAGCGAGAAAGATACGGATGTCAATATTACGCTCTCGGATGACAATAGTACTGTGACCGAACATATTACAGCCAATGTGGCACAAGAAGTGATCATTGACAGCAGAATGATGCAGGAAGGTACAGGTATAGAGAACAAAATGATAGAGATAGCTTCCAATGAAAATATTGTTGTGGTTGGATTGAATCGAATCCAATATACAACAGATGCGTTCCTGGCATTGCCGGATCAGGTTTTGTCAACTGAGTATTATGCTGCCGGATATCAAAATCTCTTGGCTGATGAATTTTCTGTTATAGCAATTGAAGATAATACCACAGTGACATATCATACTCCGGAAGGTACTGAAGGAAATGTAACTTTAAATAAAGGGCAAACCTATCAATACCAATACAGTGGTGAGTTGACAGGTACACATATTACCAGTGATAAGAAGATCGCCGTACTTAGTGGAGACCAATGTGCAGATGTGCCTGATACGGAGGCTGCTTGTGATCATCTCGTAGAACAGATGCTGCCTGTCGATACCTGGGAGAAAACATTTGTCACAGTACCTTTGGCTACAAGAGTTGGAGGTGACACGTTCAGGTTTGTGGCTTCTGCTGATGGCACTGAAATACAAGTGGATGGAACAGTCGTTGCAACACTGGATGCCGGACAGTATCATGAAATGATCCTTGATGGTGCAAAGTATGTAGAGGCGAATCATCCGATCATGGTGCTTCAGTATTCAAACGGAACTACGTACGATGACGTAACGTCCGACCCGTTCATGGCTCTGGTCCCTGCCACAAACCAGTATGATACAACGCATATTATTCAAACACCGGTAGGGTTTACAGACTATGTCAACATTATTGTTCCTGCAGCGAATATCGGTGATATTACAATGGATGGTGTAGCGATAGACAGTAGTGAATTTACAGTAGTTACAGGAAATACTTCCTATGCGACTGCACAAATACAGATCGATGAGGGATCACATACCTTTAAAAGCAGTGTGGCATTCGGTCTTTTGGGATATGGATTTGCTGATTATGATTCATATGGATATCCGTCAAGCCTGCATTTGACAAAACATTAA
- a CDS encoding NAD(P)/FAD-dependent oxidoreductase yields MSNEIKSSKIAYDALTTAGMSRRDALKVMGLTGGAAMMMGAPTRAEAGPSSDKKAKIVIVGGGAGGIMAAARLRKAASNAEITLIAPNETHLYQPGQVFMAAGLYKQSDIQHSNADLVPDGVNWVKDEVTSFDPDNNKVTTAKNGDVSYDYLVVATGLAYNYEGIEGMSPDLVGKNGISSVYLNNPVDGTAKGGVATWEWFKEMRSAAESASPEKPIKVICTQPDTPIKCGGAPQKILYLSDDNLRGNGPEGGADVSKNAQFSFCKKGTKLFGLPGYNKTLVEEVTPMYGNITDKWNHVLRKIDAEKKIATFEHTYQTKGEYDKDLEEYDMINHTEMVEMEYDFIHVVPPMKPVDAVASSPLGWQKGTAKGWLECDQYTLQHRRYENVFGIGDILGIPKGKTGGSARHHGPVLTENLIAVMNGKKPEAKFDGYTVCPLKTQYGEIMLAEFDFDGVAPSFPFLDPTKPRWIWWAFDLYMLKPMYWHLMMKGLM; encoded by the coding sequence ATGTCAAACGAAATAAAATCAAGTAAAATTGCATATGATGCATTAACTACTGCGGGTATGAGCAGAAGGGATGCACTGAAGGTCATGGGACTGACAGGCGGTGCAGCAATGATGATGGGTGCGCCTACCCGGGCGGAAGCAGGACCAAGCAGTGACAAAAAAGCAAAGATCGTGATAGTGGGCGGTGGTGCCGGCGGTATTATGGCAGCTGCAAGATTGAGAAAAGCGGCATCCAATGCCGAGATCACACTGATCGCACCCAATGAAACGCATCTCTACCAGCCGGGACAGGTTTTCATGGCGGCAGGACTTTATAAACAAAGTGACATACAGCACAGCAATGCCGATCTTGTACCCGATGGTGTGAACTGGGTAAAAGATGAAGTGACTTCATTCGATCCTGACAACAATAAAGTAACGACAGCGAAAAATGGTGATGTTTCTTATGACTACCTGGTCGTTGCAACAGGGCTTGCCTACAATTATGAAGGTATCGAAGGAATGAGTCCGGATCTTGTGGGCAAGAACGGAATCTCTTCTGTCTATCTTAACAACCCTGTAGATGGAACGGCCAAAGGTGGCGTGGCTACCTGGGAATGGTTTAAGGAGATGAGATCGGCGGCAGAATCGGCTTCTCCGGAAAAACCGATCAAGGTGATCTGTACACAGCCTGATACACCGATCAAGTGTGGTGGTGCACCGCAGAAGATTCTTTACCTGAGTGATGACAACCTGAGAGGGAACGGTCCGGAAGGTGGTGCGGATGTCAGCAAAAATGCACAGTTCAGCTTCTGTAAGAAAGGTACAAAGCTCTTTGGTCTTCCGGGATATAACAAAACACTGGTAGAAGAAGTGACACCGATGTACGGCAATATTACCGATAAATGGAACCATGTCCTCAGAAAGATCGATGCAGAAAAGAAAATAGCGACTTTTGAGCATACCTATCAGACCAAAGGCGAATATGACAAGGACCTCGAAGAATACGATATGATCAACCATACCGAAATGGTAGAGATGGAGTATGACTTCATCCATGTCGTTCCTCCGATGAAACCGGTCGATGCAGTTGCCAGTTCTCCTCTTGGATGGCAGAAGGGTACCGCAAAAGGCTGGCTGGAGTGTGACCAGTATACATTGCAGCATAGACGCTATGAAAACGTATTTGGTATCGGAGATATTCTCGGTATTCCAAAAGGAAAGACAGGTGGGTCTGCTAGACACCATGGACCTGTCCTTACGGAAAATCTTATTGCAGTGATGAACGGAAAAAAACCCGAAGCGAAATTCGATGGTTATACCGTATGCCCTCTTAAAACACAGTATGGTGAGATCATGCTTGCCGAGTTTGACTTTGATGGTGTAGCTCCGTCATTCCCATTCCTGGACCCAACCAAACCAAGATGGATATGGTGGGCGTTCGACCTTTATATGCTCAAGCCTATGTACTGGCATTTAATGATGAAAGGTTTGATGTAG
- a CDS encoding response regulator, translating to MTTMNVLIVEDESIVAMEIESYVKKLGYHVVDICSNAEDALAVARDERIDIALMDICIKGDLDGVETAELIKKAYPRTEIIFLTAHTDDYNVDRAITLDPVAYLSKPFNREELRIFLKIATQKVQGKTFNKKDIPHHIYLDEEFCYDTRNTMLFCCEEPLRLTKKESALMDILIANKNKVVATYTIENTLWPEKDTTPNTLRTLVRRLREKLKYRFVKTVNGQGYILTINQ from the coding sequence ATGACCACAATGAACGTACTGATAGTCGAAGATGAGAGCATTGTTGCAATGGAGATAGAGAGCTATGTCAAAAAACTCGGCTATCATGTCGTAGACATCTGCTCCAACGCCGAAGACGCACTGGCCGTTGCGAGAGATGAAAGGATCGACATTGCCCTGATGGACATCTGTATCAAAGGTGACCTCGATGGTGTAGAAACCGCAGAGCTCATTAAAAAAGCCTATCCGAGAACAGAGATCATCTTCCTGACCGCACACACAGATGACTACAACGTTGACCGTGCTATCACACTCGATCCTGTCGCCTACCTTTCAAAACCGTTTAACCGTGAAGAGCTGCGTATCTTTTTGAAGATCGCTACACAGAAAGTACAGGGGAAAACGTTTAATAAAAAAGATATTCCACATCATATCTATCTCGACGAGGAGTTCTGCTACGACACACGAAACACCATGCTCTTCTGCTGCGAAGAGCCTCTGCGTCTGACCAAAAAGGAAAGTGCCCTTATGGACATCCTCATCGCCAACAAGAACAAGGTCGTAGCCACCTACACGATTGAAAATACCCTCTGGCCGGAGAAGGATACTACGCCCAATACACTCAGAACACTGGTAAGGAGGTTGCGGGAGAAGCTGAAATACAGGTTTGTGAAAACGGTTAACGGGCAGGGATATATACTGACCATTAACCAGTAA
- a CDS encoding outer membrane protein, whose amino-acid sequence MKKLTLSLVSIMAMSGLAYAGGDIAPVEEPVVVPVAVDNSAFYVGLGFGRTILHDDQSAEEFTSSQVMLQAGYQYNQYIALEGRASFGFNTDYDPGNTGNPSSDAADDISYWGIYVKPMYPVTEKFDIYALLGYGGVQLGNLESGDAYESGFQWGLGAQYEVMENVLIFADYVSLYDDTGFDYRAQFEDVDSNAWTLGVSYRF is encoded by the coding sequence ATGAAGAAATTAACACTTTCTTTGGTCTCGATCATGGCAATGAGTGGATTGGCATATGCGGGAGGGGATATTGCACCTGTAGAGGAACCAGTAGTTGTGCCAGTGGCAGTAGATAACTCTGCATTTTATGTAGGGTTGGGCTTTGGACGGACAATACTGCATGATGATCAGAGTGCTGAAGAGTTCACTTCGTCTCAGGTGATGCTGCAGGCAGGATACCAGTACAATCAATATATAGCATTGGAAGGTAGAGCATCGTTTGGTTTCAATACCGATTATGATCCGGGAAATACAGGAAATCCAAGCAGTGATGCTGCAGATGATATTTCTTACTGGGGAATTTATGTGAAACCGATGTATCCGGTAACTGAAAAGTTCGATATCTATGCACTGCTTGGCTACGGTGGTGTGCAGTTAGGAAACCTTGAAAGTGGTGATGCCTATGAGAGTGGATTCCAGTGGGGACTTGGTGCACAGTATGAAGTGATGGAGAATGTACTTATCTTTGCAGATTATGTCTCTTTGTATGATGATACAGGGTTTGACTACAGAGCACAATTCGAAGATGTAGATTCTAATGCGTGGACACTTGGTGTCTCTTATAGATTTTAG
- a CDS encoding leucyl/phenylalanyl-tRNA--protein transferase: MHNLIDTIQLGIYHLPYDLLSDRALLTEKIYSDMRKNYYWSEDFTPEYYIAQAKAGFIAVTDSFEENDLLLPEIQFSYALLDFRDLHINRKVQKLLRKKPLHIEIDTALDAVVQGIELTHRNNWLTPRYLKMLKETEGKDGNFKVISVSLSDGEKLVAGEIGYIIGRTYTSLSGFSCKEKPYNHYGTAQLVLLAQHLESEGFAFWNLGQPYMDYKFALGAKIYERGEFLKRWFEATGQ, from the coding sequence TTGCATAACCTCATCGATACCATTCAGCTCGGCATATATCATCTGCCCTATGACCTTCTATCCGATCGGGCACTGCTTACGGAGAAGATCTATTCGGATATGCGGAAAAACTATTACTGGAGTGAAGATTTCACACCCGAATATTACATTGCCCAGGCCAAGGCGGGTTTCATTGCAGTTACCGACTCTTTTGAAGAAAACGATCTCCTCCTGCCAGAGATACAGTTCTCCTATGCCCTGCTCGACTTCAGGGACCTTCATATCAATAGAAAAGTACAGAAACTTCTTAGGAAAAAACCACTCCACATCGAGATCGATACAGCACTCGATGCCGTTGTCCAAGGTATAGAGCTGACACACAGGAACAACTGGCTGACACCACGTTACCTGAAGATGCTCAAAGAGACAGAAGGAAAAGATGGGAACTTCAAGGTCATCTCCGTAAGTCTCAGTGACGGGGAAAAACTTGTAGCCGGTGAGATTGGATATATCATAGGCAGAACCTATACCAGCCTGAGCGGATTCAGCTGCAAAGAAAAACCCTATAACCATTACGGTACCGCCCAGCTGGTCCTGCTTGCACAGCATCTTGAATCCGAGGGTTTTGCTTTCTGGAATCTTGGACAACCCTATATGGACTACAAGTTCGCACTGGGTGCAAAAATCTATGAGCGGGGCGAATTTTTAAAACGCTGGTTTGAAGCTACAGGGCAATAA
- the dusB gene encoding tRNA dihydrouridine synthase DusB: MASLNFSKPLYALAPLAGFTDLPFRSVVKKFGVDLTVSEMISSNALVHNSKKTHKMLEKSPLEDPYSIQIAGSDLEVIRHAVEIINEQEGVSVIDLNCGCPAPKVVNNLQGSSLLTDLPQMGRVIETIKKYSNKPYTSMKMRLGFNEKNHIEIAKIAEASGADYIAVHGRTRAGRYKAPVDYDAIREIKKAVDIPVIANGDIDSPEKVQWVLEYTGADGVMIGRAAVGKPWIFKQIKEGMSQPTSSLIKEVVLEHFDQMIEYYDKYGAIIFRKNLHSYSKAGYQGASIFRDRVNRIEDPKEMREVVEEFFSQKFFHEA; this comes from the coding sequence ATGGCATCTCTCAATTTTTCAAAACCCCTTTATGCCTTAGCCCCGCTTGCGGGCTTTACAGACCTTCCTTTCCGTTCCGTTGTCAAAAAGTTCGGTGTCGATCTTACCGTTTCTGAAATGATCAGCTCCAATGCCCTGGTCCATAACAGCAAAAAGACCCATAAAATGCTTGAAAAGAGTCCTCTGGAAGACCCGTACTCCATACAGATCGCAGGGTCTGATCTTGAGGTGATCAGACATGCCGTAGAGATCATCAATGAACAGGAAGGTGTGAGCGTGATCGACCTGAACTGCGGCTGTCCCGCTCCCAAGGTGGTGAACAATCTTCAGGGAAGTTCTCTTTTGACGGATCTTCCCCAAATGGGAAGGGTCATAGAGACCATCAAGAAATACTCCAACAAGCCTTATACCAGTATGAAAATGCGACTTGGTTTCAATGAAAAAAACCATATAGAGATCGCAAAGATCGCCGAGGCAAGCGGTGCGGACTACATTGCCGTGCATGGCCGTACCAGAGCAGGGCGCTACAAAGCCCCGGTGGACTATGATGCCATAAGGGAAATCAAGAAGGCAGTGGATATTCCGGTCATTGCCAATGGAGATATTGATTCTCCGGAAAAAGTGCAGTGGGTTCTGGAATATACCGGTGCCGACGGTGTCATGATAGGCCGTGCCGCGGTAGGCAAACCCTGGATATTCAAACAGATCAAAGAGGGAATGTCACAACCGACCTCTTCACTTATCAAAGAGGTGGTTCTGGAGCATTTCGACCAGATGATCGAGTATTATGACAAATACGGGGCGATCATCTTCAGAAAGAATCTTCACTCCTATTCCAAAGCAGGATACCAGGGTGCCTCGATCTTCAGAGACAGGGTCAACCGTATTGAAGATCCCAAAGAGATGCGTGAAGTAGTGGAAGAGTTCTTTTCACAGAAGTTCTTTCACGAAGCATAG
- a CDS encoding fumarylacetoacetate hydrolase family protein, which produces MKTVKYLNEHLPVSKVVCIGRNYIEHIEELGNEIPKNMVVFNKPNSAISNKLYYFSEQCRFEGEICFLIRHGEITGVGFGLDLTHADIQKHLKKKGLPWERAKAFDKSAVLSDFVPLNDPVESLHMKLYINDVLVQSAEYDLMIYKPHTMLEEIQQFMTLEDNDIIMSGTPKGVSTYRVGDRFLGQIYAGEKLLIEVEWIAEDGK; this is translated from the coding sequence ATGAAAACAGTAAAGTATTTAAATGAGCATCTTCCTGTTTCAAAAGTGGTTTGTATAGGCAGAAACTATATAGAGCATATAGAAGAACTCGGCAACGAGATTCCAAAAAATATGGTGGTATTCAACAAACCGAACTCCGCTATTTCAAACAAGCTGTATTACTTCTCGGAACAGTGTCGTTTTGAAGGGGAGATCTGTTTTCTGATACGTCATGGCGAGATTACTGGTGTGGGCTTTGGTCTTGACCTTACCCATGCTGATATACAGAAGCACTTAAAAAAGAAGGGGTTGCCATGGGAGCGTGCCAAAGCCTTTGACAAGTCTGCAGTATTGAGTGATTTTGTACCTCTGAATGATCCGGTGGAAAGTTTACACATGAAGCTTTATATCAATGATGTTCTGGTCCAGTCCGCAGAATATGACCTGATGATTTATAAACCCCATACGATGCTTGAAGAGATACAGCAGTTCATGACACTCGAAGATAACGACATCATTATGAGCGGTACGCCCAAAGGTGTTTCTACCTACCGTGTAGGGGACAGGTTCCTAGGTCAGATCTATGCAGGGGAGAAACTTCTGATAGAAGTGGAGTGGATTGCAGAGGATGGAAAATAA